The Deltaproteobacteria bacterium region AAAGGCGAGCTCCGCTCGGTTGCGGCAAAGACACAGATGGAACCATTGCTTGATCGCTCTAGTCCTCGTTTCGTAGCAAAAGGGTTGACCCAGGCTTGGCTCGATGCAACCAAGATCGAAAGTCTGCTCCTCGAAGATCCCCTCCTCTTTCGCACCCCCATCGTGCGCAACGGCAAAGACGCGACGGTGGGGTATTGCCCGGAGGTGTGGAAGACCTGGCAAAGCAGCAATTAGCTTTCAGCTTTTAGCTTTCAGCCAGAAGAAAACAGGTTTCATTGACGTGCAGAGTCTTTCCCAGATTGGAGGTCGATTGTCTGCTTGTCTTAGCTGACTGCTGACTGCTGATTGCCGACTGCTTTCCTATGCCAGCGGTTCCGGCGCATGGGGAATCTGCTT contains the following coding sequences:
- a CDS encoding ArsC family transcriptional regulator, whose translation is MNVQIFGVKKCSDTRKAERFFKERGIRFQFVDLTEKGLSKGELRSVAAKTQMEPLLDRSSPRFVAKGLTQAWLDATKIESLLLEDPLLFRTPIVRNGKDATVGYCPEVWKTWQSSN